Sequence from the Schaalia sp. 19OD2882 genome:
GCGGGGACCCCTACCGGAGCCAGTGTGAGACGACATCGGCGCTGCTGGCCGAGCGCCTGGCAGTACCGAAGGGCGGCGTCGTCATCACCTATCAGTCCGTCTTCGGCCGTGCCGAGTGGATCGGCCCGGCAACCATCGACACCGTCAGGGATCTGGGCGCGGCGGGCTGTTCCCGAGTGGATGTCATCTGCCCGGGCTTCATGGCGGACTGCCTGGAGACCCTGGAAGAGATCGACCAACTCAACCGTGAGACCTTCACTCAGGCCGGCGGCGGCGACTTCCACTACATCCAGTGGGCCAACGATTCCGAGGGGTGTGTGCAGGCCCTGGCTGCGCAGGTGCGGCGCCACACCGCAGGCTGGATCGACCTGGCTTGAACGAGCCCGATCCGACCTGCGCGTCGGCCAGGAGCAGCGGATCAGCACCGCACACGCCCCGGCCATGCTCTCGAACCTTGACCAGGTTGCCCGAATCCTTCAGGCCTTGGTGGTGCCGTGGCTCGGGTCCTCAAGGCGTTGCGCGATCCGAGTGAAGACGGCCTCCAGGGTGTCGGCCTCTTCCTGACTCATCTCGTCCAGGGCGAGGTTGCGCACCAGACGTTTGTGCAGGTCGGCGGCCTCGCGCCAGAGGGACTGCCCGGCGGGGGTGATGGAGATGAGCCCGCCGCGTTTGTCCGACTCGCAGGCGAGCCGCTGCACCAGCCCGCGTTCGGTGAGGCGCTTGACGGTGTGCGTGAGTCGGGAAGGGCTGAAGACCACCTGCCTGGCCAGTTCTCCCAGGCGGATGCCCTCAGGGCCGGAGCGTTGCGCGGACAGCAACACGTTGTACTCGGGCATGCTCAGGTGGTGTGCGGCTTTGAGTTCAGCCTCGATCCGGCTGGCCAGGCGCGCGGTGGTCGTGAAGTAGACCTCCCAGACGTGGGCGCGCGAAGAACCCATCAACGGCCTCCTCCCAGCAGGGTCTCGAAGTCGACGAAACCGGGCCACTTCGCAGCCTCGCCGATTTGCCCGGTCGCGTCCTGCCGGGACGACTCCGTCGCAGTGGCTCGATGGTCAGGCGTGATGGATGCGGACCCGTCGCGGCTCTCGACGGGCAGGCGGGTGACGAGTTCACGTGCGGCACGGGCCACGCGGCGCCCCAGCGCCTCGCCGGCCCGCCCGTCGGAGTCGCCGGCGTGGGCGCCCCAGTCCTCGGTGGCCGCGTACAAGGAGGTGGGCACAGGGTCCGCGTGAAGGTGGGTGGCCAGTGGGCGCATGGCGATCTCGGTGACGAGGGCGTGGCGTGGCGTCCCGCCGGTGGCCCCCAGGAGAACGGGTTTTCCTTCGAGGCCGCCCTCGGGCAGGGTGTC
This genomic interval carries:
- a CDS encoding CE1759 family FMN reductase, with translation MTRHVTIVHAGTSEHASTARLGALVEEHLQEVAAQLGLLVEVTWVHLRPLAHDIMDHLLTGFPGAALAGAHEQVALADGLILLTPTYQASYSGLFKSFVDTLPEGGLEGKPVLLGATGGTPRHALVTEIAMRPLATHLHADPVPTSLYAATEDWGAHAGDSDGRAGEALGRRVARAARELVTRLPVESRDGSASITPDHRATATESSRQDATGQIGEAAKWPGFVDFETLLGGGR
- a CDS encoding MarR family winged helix-turn-helix transcriptional regulator, producing the protein MGSSRAHVWEVYFTTTARLASRIEAELKAAHHLSMPEYNVLLSAQRSGPEGIRLGELARQVVFSPSRLTHTVKRLTERGLVQRLACESDKRGGLISITPAGQSLWREAADLHKRLVRNLALDEMSQEEADTLEAVFTRIAQRLEDPSHGTTKA